One part of the Pseudopipra pipra isolate bDixPip1 chromosome 3, bDixPip1.hap1, whole genome shotgun sequence genome encodes these proteins:
- the ATF3 gene encoding cyclic AMP-dependent transcription factor ATF-3 isoform X2: MSSSLDTVTVSERPVETAMMKTEFSPEEDERKKRRRERNKIAAAKCRNKKKEKTECLQKESEKLETINAELKAQIEELKNEKQHLIYMLNLHRPTCIVRAQNGRTPEDERNLFIQQIKEGTLQG; this comes from the exons ATGTCTTCTTCATTGGACACGGTGACGGTTTCTGAAAGGCCAGTTGAAACAGCAATGATGAAAACAGAG TTTTCTCCTGAAGAggatgaaagaaagaagagaagaagggaaaggaacaaaattGCTGCGGCAAAGTGCCgaaacaaaaagaaggaaaaaacagaatgtTTGCAAAAA GAATCAGAAAAGCTGGAAACTATCAATGCGGAATTAAAAGCCCAGATTGAAGAGCTGAAGAATGAGAAGCAGCATTTGATATACATGCTAAATCTTCACAGGCCTACTTGTATAGTTCGTGCACAAAATGGAAGGACACCTGAAGATGAAAGAAATCTTTTTATTCAACAGATCAAAGAAGGCACATTACAAGGTTAA
- the ATF3 gene encoding cyclic AMP-dependent transcription factor ATF-3 isoform X1 — protein MMVQHSGQVSALEVSASAIVPTLSPAGSLGFDDFTNLTPLVKEELRFAIQNKRQFHRMSSSLDTVTVSERPVETAMMKTEFSPEEDERKKRRRERNKIAAAKCRNKKKEKTECLQKESEKLETINAELKAQIEELKNEKQHLIYMLNLHRPTCIVRAQNGRTPEDERNLFIQQIKEGTLQG, from the exons ATGATGGTCCAACACTCAGGCCAGGTATCTGCATTAGAAGTCAGCGCCTCCGCAATTGTTCCCACTTTGTCCCCTGCAGGGTCACTGGGGTTTGATGATTTCACAAATTTAACCCCACTGGTGAAAGAGGAACTGAGGTTTGCCATTCAGAATAAGCGTCAGTTCCACAGGATGTCTTCTTCATTGGACACGGTGACGGTTTCTGAAAGGCCAGTTGAAACAGCAATGATGAAAACAGAG TTTTCTCCTGAAGAggatgaaagaaagaagagaagaagggaaaggaacaaaattGCTGCGGCAAAGTGCCgaaacaaaaagaaggaaaaaacagaatgtTTGCAAAAA GAATCAGAAAAGCTGGAAACTATCAATGCGGAATTAAAAGCCCAGATTGAAGAGCTGAAGAATGAGAAGCAGCATTTGATATACATGCTAAATCTTCACAGGCCTACTTGTATAGTTCGTGCACAAAATGGAAGGACACCTGAAGATGAAAGAAATCTTTTTATTCAACAGATCAAAGAAGGCACATTACAAGGTTAA